From Acidimicrobiales bacterium, one genomic window encodes:
- a CDS encoding ABC transporter ATP-binding protein, with protein MTSTDDDSKRTSEEDRRIMENAGNPSERTRSFGSGMAMPTVRSENFTASLRRLWVILTPERARVWIVAFLAVSSVSLVVIGPRLLGRATDVIVDGLRSPDGIDFDELHSTLFFIGGVYLLSWALSYGQGFMLAGIVQRAMYSLRRSVEAKLNRLPLAYLDTQARGDFLSRVTNDIDNLSQSLQQSMAMILTSVLTLVGVVVMMLVISPLMTLVALVTMPLSLWGMKMIAGRARPRFMAQWAHTGTLNGHVEEVFTGHEVVAAFGRRDEVAAAFHEHNRELHDASFGAQFLSSLIQPVMMFVGNIQYVMIAVIGGLRITSGAITVGDMQALIQYARQFSQPMSQLASMATVFQSGIASLERVLEVLDADEQSPDAHGASLSIPVQGRVVFDHVAFSYVADRPLIEDLSVVAEPGQTVAIVGPTGAGKTTLVNLLMRFYEIDGGRITLDGHDITELPRDELRSQISMVLQDTWLFEGTIRENLAYGNPAATEAEIMEAARVTYVDRFVRRLPDGYDTVISENGDSISQGEKQLLTIARAFLNDPTILILDEATSSVDTRTEVLIQEAMNSVRENRTSFVIAHRLSTIRGADIILVMEDGDIVEQGSHDELLRRNGAYARLYNSQFAGAARDEIL; from the coding sequence ATGACGTCGACCGACGACGACTCCAAGCGCACCAGCGAAGAAGACCGCCGGATCATGGAGAACGCCGGCAACCCGTCGGAACGGACCCGCAGCTTCGGTTCCGGCATGGCGATGCCGACCGTGCGGAGCGAGAACTTCACTGCCTCGTTGCGCCGGCTCTGGGTGATCCTCACCCCCGAACGGGCCCGGGTGTGGATCGTCGCCTTCCTCGCCGTGTCGAGTGTCTCCCTGGTCGTGATCGGGCCGCGCCTCTTGGGCCGCGCCACCGACGTGATCGTCGACGGACTGCGGAGCCCCGACGGCATCGACTTCGACGAGCTCCATTCGACCCTGTTCTTCATCGGCGGCGTCTACCTCCTCAGCTGGGCGCTCTCCTACGGCCAGGGGTTCATGCTCGCGGGCATCGTGCAGCGGGCCATGTACTCGCTTCGCCGATCGGTCGAGGCGAAGCTGAACCGTTTGCCGCTCGCGTATCTCGACACGCAGGCCCGAGGCGACTTCCTCAGCCGGGTCACCAACGACATCGACAACCTGTCGCAGAGCCTCCAGCAGTCGATGGCCATGATCCTCACCTCGGTGCTGACCCTGGTCGGCGTGGTGGTGATGATGCTGGTGATCTCACCGCTCATGACGCTGGTCGCCCTCGTCACGATGCCGCTGTCGCTTTGGGGCATGAAGATGATCGCCGGCCGGGCCCGGCCGCGGTTCATGGCCCAGTGGGCGCACACCGGCACGCTCAACGGGCACGTCGAGGAGGTCTTCACCGGGCACGAGGTCGTCGCCGCGTTCGGCCGTCGCGACGAGGTGGCGGCTGCGTTCCACGAACACAATCGCGAGCTCCACGACGCCAGCTTCGGCGCCCAGTTCCTGTCCAGCCTCATCCAGCCGGTCATGATGTTCGTGGGCAACATCCAGTACGTCATGATCGCCGTCATCGGTGGGCTCCGGATCACCAGCGGCGCGATCACGGTGGGCGACATGCAGGCGCTCATCCAGTACGCCCGCCAGTTCTCGCAACCGATGAGCCAGCTCGCCTCGATGGCCACCGTGTTCCAGTCGGGCATCGCATCGCTCGAGCGGGTGCTCGAGGTCCTCGACGCCGATGAGCAATCACCCGACGCGCACGGAGCGAGCCTGTCGATCCCCGTCCAGGGACGGGTCGTGTTCGACCATGTCGCGTTCTCCTATGTTGCCGACCGTCCGCTGATCGAGGACCTGTCGGTCGTGGCCGAACCCGGGCAGACCGTCGCGATCGTCGGCCCGACGGGCGCGGGCAAGACCACCCTCGTCAACCTCCTCATGCGGTTCTACGAGATCGACGGCGGCCGCATCACGCTCGATGGCCACGACATCACGGAGCTGCCCCGAGACGAGCTCCGCTCCCAGATCAGCATGGTCCTGCAGGACACCTGGCTGTTCGAAGGGACGATCCGCGAGAACCTCGCGTACGGCAATCCCGCGGCGACCGAGGCCGAGATCATGGAAGCAGCCCGCGTCACCTATGTCGATCGTTTCGTGCGACGGCTGCCGGATGGCTACGACACGGTCATCTCCGAGAACGGCGACAGCATCAGCCAGGGGGAGAAGCAGCTCCTCACCATCGCCCGGGCATTCCTGAACGATCCGACGATCCTGATCCTCGACGAGGCCACCAGCTCGGTCGACACCCGCACCGAGGTCCTCATCCAGGAGGCCATGAACTCGGTGCGGGAGAACCGCACCAGCTTCGTCATCGCCCATCGTCTGTCGACGATCCGTGGTGCCGACATCATCCTCGTGATGGAGGACGGCGACATCGTCGAACAGGGATCCCACGACGAGCTGCTCAGGCGGAACGGCGCCTACGCCCGGCTCTACAACTCGCAGTTCGCCGGCGCTGCCCGCGACGAGATCCTCTAG
- a CDS encoding DM13 domain-containing protein, with protein MNETPSRRTVGRITRLELIVAAAVAAVLLLLVLIEPEILEAPFENGRTILFTVGGTVLAAIAFVAMLRYRVPAIVRLVVLLVPFAIVNWWLISPYFIDDVVDEAFSTSIAEQLASADEPSADQPAAPATPTNPTPTTPSIEEEPTVDTTPPTTEAPPPNGPALLGAGSFVGLAGHSGTGDAGIFENPDGSLVLRFENFDIQNGPDLEVYLVPGADQTSLADGAIHLGALKGNVGDQSYELAPGTELAAGPYTALVWCEAFTVEFVGATISI; from the coding sequence ATGAACGAGACACCCTCTCGCCGTACGGTCGGCCGCATCACCCGCCTGGAACTGATCGTTGCCGCCGCAGTCGCGGCGGTCCTGCTCCTGCTGGTCCTCATCGAGCCGGAGATCCTCGAGGCCCCGTTCGAGAACGGCCGGACCATCCTGTTCACCGTCGGCGGCACGGTGCTCGCGGCGATCGCGTTCGTCGCGATGCTCCGCTACCGCGTCCCGGCGATCGTGAGACTGGTCGTGTTGCTGGTGCCGTTCGCGATCGTCAACTGGTGGCTGATCTCGCCCTACTTCATCGACGATGTGGTCGACGAGGCGTTCTCGACATCGATCGCCGAGCAACTCGCGTCGGCCGACGAGCCCTCGGCCGACCAGCCGGCGGCCCCCGCCACGCCGACGAATCCGACTCCCACGACCCCGTCGATCGAGGAGGAGCCCACGGTCGACACGACCCCGCCGACGACCGAGGCACCTCCGCCCAACGGACCCGCGCTGCTCGGTGCGGGCTCGTTCGTCGGCCTTGCCGGCCATTCGGGAACGGGCGATGCCGGCATCTTCGAGAACCCCGACGGGTCGCTGGTGCTGCGATTCGAGAACTTCGACATCCAGAACGGGCCCGACCTCGAGGTGTACCTCGTGCCCGGCGCCGACCAGACCTCACTGGCCGATGGTGCGATCCACCTCGGTGCACTCAAGGGCAATGTCGGCGACCAGAGCTACGAACTGGCGCCCGGCACCGAACTCGCCGCAGGTCCCTACACGGCGCTCGTCTGGTGCGAGGCGTTCACCGTCGAGTTCGTCGGCGCGACGATCAGCATCTGA
- a CDS encoding YbhN family protein, producing MSKWLAGSPEFRRVRESMLQLADLLRMLERDRSRLRMVVVLAAANWLLDAAALWIMLSAFGHRPGVVGLLVAYGLANVMAAVPVSPGGLGVIEAILIPTLVGFGTPRAEASIGVVAYRLINFWLPIPVGAASYVAVSRVTAGRQTPGFVDEVNRQMEERRGPRRRPRP from the coding sequence ATGTCGAAGTGGCTCGCGGGATCCCCGGAGTTCCGTCGGGTTCGCGAGTCGATGCTGCAGTTGGCCGATCTGCTCAGGATGCTCGAACGGGACCGCTCCCGTCTCCGGATGGTGGTGGTGCTCGCCGCGGCGAACTGGTTGCTCGACGCGGCGGCGTTGTGGATCATGCTGTCGGCCTTCGGCCACCGTCCCGGTGTCGTGGGTCTGCTGGTCGCCTACGGCCTCGCCAACGTGATGGCGGCGGTTCCGGTCAGTCCCGGCGGACTCGGTGTCATCGAGGCGATCCTCATCCCGACGCTCGTGGGCTTCGGTACGCCTCGGGCCGAGGCATCGATCGGGGTCGTGGCGTACCGGCTGATCAACTTCTGGCTCCCCATTCCGGTGGGCGCGGCCTCGTATGTCGCAGTGAGTCGTGTCACCGCAGGACGTCAGACGCCGGGGTTCGTCGACGAGGTCAATCGACAGATGGAGGAGCGCCGCGGCCCACGGCGCCGACCCCGACCATGA
- a CDS encoding nuclear transport factor 2 family protein: MGHEMDAETNKAIVRQYWDALAARDWDAMMALLTDDAEYTDVGAGGRAGIGPEGVVARLKIGIESLSDYRHLPGEKMIAEGDLVMTEHTEQWHFHTGEVFDHSFVSVTELRDGKIFRWHDYSNISNIYDNAPQWWLEDVARRASELPQ, from the coding sequence GTGGGACACGAGATGGATGCCGAGACCAACAAGGCGATCGTCCGGCAGTACTGGGATGCGCTCGCCGCCCGCGACTGGGACGCCATGATGGCGCTGCTCACCGACGACGCCGAATACACCGATGTCGGCGCGGGCGGCCGGGCCGGGATCGGACCCGAAGGGGTGGTGGCCCGCTTGAAGATCGGAATCGAGTCGCTGTCCGACTATCGGCATCTGCCCGGCGAGAAGATGATCGCCGAGGGAGATCTCGTGATGACCGAACACACCGAGCAGTGGCACTTCCACACCGGCGAGGTCTTCGACCATTCGTTCGTCTCGGTCACCGAACTGCGTGACGGCAAGATCTTCCGCTGGCACGACTACAGCAACATCTCGAACATCTACGACAACGCACCGCAGTGGTGGCTCGAGGACGTCGCCCGCCGGGCGAGCGAGCTACCGCAGTAG
- a CDS encoding ABC transporter ATP-binding protein, whose amino-acid sequence MSLLRLLRSHLGPYRNIMAIVVVLQAVQTTAALVLPTLNASIIDQGVLAGDNDFIRRTGAVMVGFSLLQIVFSIGAVWFGARAAMAFGRDVRRDLFDKVMSFSAREVGHFGAPTLITRITNDVQQVQTLVVLVCTMMIAAPMTMIVGVIMAVREEPGLSPVLMVSMPAAVVVLGFLVSRMVPAFQRMQTYIDRINLVVREQITGVRVVRAFVREREESVRFAAANEDLTDASLRAGRIMAGMFPTVMLTINMASIAVLWVGADRIDAGTMQLGSLVAYLSYLVQILMAIVMATFMLSMIPRAAVAADRIVETLGVSSSLPASTAPVTAFTQRAVVEFDGVGFQYFGAEKPVLDGIGFRAEAGQTTAILGSTGAGKSTLVGLVPRLFDTTEGTVRINGHDVRDIDADLLAATVSFVPQRPFLFSGTIASNLRFARPDATDAEMWAALETAQAADFVRALPDGLDAPVQQGAANLSGGQRQRLAIARALIVRPEVYVFDDSFSALDVVTAARLREALKETTRDATVIIVAQRISTVIDADQTIVLEAGEVVGIGTHETLLTTCPTYAEIVDSQLRQEAPT is encoded by the coding sequence ATGAGTCTGCTGCGGCTGTTGCGGAGTCATCTCGGCCCGTACCGGAACATCATGGCGATCGTCGTCGTGCTGCAGGCGGTGCAGACCACTGCCGCGCTCGTGCTGCCCACCCTCAACGCGTCGATCATCGACCAGGGCGTCCTGGCCGGCGACAACGACTTCATCCGCCGAACCGGTGCGGTCATGGTCGGGTTCTCGCTCCTGCAGATCGTCTTCTCGATCGGGGCGGTCTGGTTCGGCGCCCGCGCCGCGATGGCCTTCGGGCGTGACGTCCGCCGCGACCTCTTCGACAAGGTCATGTCGTTCTCGGCTCGCGAGGTCGGTCACTTCGGCGCACCGACACTCATCACCCGTATCACCAACGACGTGCAGCAGGTGCAGACCCTGGTGGTGCTGGTGTGCACGATGATGATCGCCGCGCCGATGACGATGATCGTCGGCGTGATCATGGCCGTGCGCGAAGAGCCGGGACTCTCGCCGGTGCTGATGGTGAGCATGCCGGCCGCCGTGGTCGTGCTCGGGTTCCTCGTCTCTCGCATGGTGCCCGCGTTCCAGCGGATGCAGACCTACATCGACCGGATCAACCTGGTCGTACGGGAGCAGATCACCGGCGTCCGGGTGGTCAGAGCGTTCGTGCGCGAGCGCGAGGAGTCGGTCCGCTTCGCGGCGGCCAACGAGGATCTGACCGATGCGTCGCTGCGGGCGGGGCGGATCATGGCCGGGATGTTCCCCACGGTGATGTTGACGATCAACATGGCCAGCATCGCCGTGCTGTGGGTCGGGGCCGACCGGATCGACGCCGGCACGATGCAGTTGGGCTCGCTGGTCGCCTACCTCAGCTACCTCGTCCAGATCCTCATGGCGATCGTCATGGCCACCTTCATGCTGTCGATGATTCCCCGCGCCGCGGTGGCCGCCGATCGCATCGTCGAGACGCTCGGGGTCTCGAGCTCCTTGCCTGCGTCGACCGCGCCGGTCACCGCGTTCACCCAGCGAGCGGTCGTCGAGTTCGACGGTGTGGGGTTCCAGTACTTCGGTGCCGAGAAGCCCGTCCTCGACGGGATCGGATTCCGGGCGGAGGCCGGTCAGACGACGGCGATCCTCGGGAGCACCGGTGCCGGCAAGTCGACGCTGGTCGGTCTCGTCCCTCGCCTGTTCGACACGACCGAGGGGACCGTGCGCATCAACGGCCACGATGTGCGCGACATCGACGCCGACCTGCTCGCCGCCACCGTCAGCTTCGTTCCTCAGCGGCCGTTCCTGTTCTCCGGAACCATCGCCTCCAACCTCCGTTTCGCTCGACCCGACGCCACCGACGCCGAGATGTGGGCCGCCCTCGAGACTGCGCAGGCGGCCGACTTCGTGCGGGCACTTCCGGACGGACTCGACGCGCCGGTGCAGCAGGGGGCCGCGAACCTCTCGGGCGGCCAGCGCCAGCGGTTGGCGATCGCCCGGGCGCTGATCGTTCGCCCGGAGGTCTACGTCTTCGACGACTCGTTCTCGGCGCTCGACGTGGTCACCGCGGCGAGGCTGCGCGAGGCGCTGAAGGAGACGACCCGCGATGCGACGGTCATCATCGTCGCCCAGCGCATCTCGACGGTGATCGACGCCGACCAGACGATCGTCCTGGAAGCGGGCGAGGTCGTCGGGATCGGCACGCACGAGACGCTGCTCACGACCTGCCCGACCTATGCCGAGATCGTGGACTCGCAGCTTCGTCAGGAGGCCCCGACATGA
- a CDS encoding amidohydrolase family protein, with protein MFDLVIKGGTIVDGTGRDRFVGDIAIADGVIVAVGADVDGDATETIDATGLLVTPGFVDIHTHYDGQATWDPVLDPSASHGVTTVVAGNCGVGFAPVRPGQENWLVELMEGVEDIPGTALHEGIQWEWETFPEYLDALGRREFALDIAVFMPHAPLRVYVMGERGAKNEDATEADVAEMARLVREGVEAGAVGFSTSRSMNHKSLDGELVPGTYAGADELTGLAAAVVEAGGGLFEVVPMGETGGDHELTLGEIALMADVSRSAGLAVPFLMVQTMGAPELWRDQLALVAEENAKGAHLIPQVGARPGGMLLGAASYHGLMRRPTFRRLEDSLPLDQLLEELRKPEVKAAILGEDDLAPDPRRQFEGLCESMPHMWHLVFPLGPEPDYEPTPEMSVAGIAAATGRDPWDVLYDHLAAGDYLLGAFTNYPQVSGDPLAEMITHPDTVIGLSDGGAHVKMICDASVTTYLLTHWARDRSRGATLPLETVVRKQTAETAAAVGLTDRGTIEVGKRADLNVIDFEGLTLHAPRPVDDLPAGGRRILQDVTGYVATIVNGAVTRRYGVDTGARPGRLVRT; from the coding sequence ATGTTCGATCTCGTCATCAAGGGTGGAACGATCGTCGACGGCACGGGCCGCGACCGGTTCGTGGGCGACATTGCCATCGCCGACGGAGTGATCGTCGCGGTGGGTGCCGACGTCGATGGCGACGCGACCGAGACGATCGACGCCACCGGACTCCTCGTGACGCCGGGGTTCGTCGACATCCACACGCACTACGACGGACAGGCCACATGGGATCCGGTGCTCGACCCCTCGGCCAGTCATGGCGTGACGACGGTGGTCGCCGGCAATTGCGGCGTCGGCTTCGCCCCCGTTCGGCCCGGACAGGAGAACTGGCTGGTCGAACTGATGGAGGGCGTCGAGGACATCCCGGGAACGGCCCTGCACGAAGGCATCCAGTGGGAGTGGGAGACCTTCCCGGAGTACCTCGATGCGCTCGGTCGCCGCGAGTTCGCCCTCGACATTGCGGTGTTCATGCCCCACGCCCCGCTGCGGGTCTACGTGATGGGGGAGCGCGGGGCGAAGAACGAGGACGCCACCGAGGCCGACGTCGCCGAGATGGCCCGACTCGTTCGTGAAGGCGTCGAGGCCGGCGCGGTCGGGTTCTCGACATCACGCTCGATGAACCACAAGTCGCTCGACGGCGAGCTCGTGCCCGGTACCTACGCCGGGGCCGACGAGCTGACCGGTCTTGCCGCCGCAGTCGTCGAGGCCGGCGGCGGGTTGTTCGAAGTCGTGCCCATGGGGGAGACCGGCGGCGACCACGAGCTGACGCTGGGCGAGATCGCCCTCATGGCCGACGTCTCCCGCTCGGCCGGGCTGGCGGTGCCGTTCCTGATGGTCCAGACCATGGGTGCGCCGGAACTCTGGCGAGACCAGCTCGCGTTGGTGGCCGAGGAGAACGCCAAGGGGGCGCACCTCATCCCCCAGGTCGGCGCGCGGCCCGGCGGCATGCTGCTCGGGGCCGCGTCGTACCACGGGTTGATGCGGCGACCCACCTTCCGACGCCTCGAGGATTCGTTGCCGCTCGACCAACTCCTCGAGGAGCTTCGCAAGCCCGAGGTGAAGGCCGCCATCCTCGGCGAGGACGACCTCGCCCCGGATCCCCGTCGCCAGTTCGAGGGCCTGTGCGAGTCGATGCCGCACATGTGGCACCTGGTGTTCCCCCTCGGACCGGAGCCCGACTACGAGCCCACGCCGGAGATGTCGGTCGCCGGGATCGCCGCGGCGACCGGAAGAGATCCGTGGGACGTGCTCTACGACCACCTGGCGGCCGGCGACTACCTGCTCGGCGCGTTCACCAACTACCCCCAGGTCAGCGGGGATCCGTTGGCCGAGATGATCACGCACCCCGACACCGTCATCGGCCTCTCCGACGGCGGTGCCCACGTGAAGATGATCTGCGACGCGTCGGTGACGACCTACCTCCTCACCCATTGGGCCCGTGACCGCTCCCGCGGGGCGACGCTGCCGCTCGAGACCGTGGTGCGCAAGCAGACCGCGGAGACCGCCGCCGCGGTCGGACTGACCGACCGGGGCACGATCGAGGTCGGCAAGCGGGCCGACCTCAACGTGATCGACTTCGAGGGGCTCACGCTGCATGCGCCGCGTCCCGTCGACGACCTTCCGGCCGGTGGTCGCCGCATCCTCCAAGACGTCACCGGCTATGTCGCCACCATCGTCAACGGCGCCGTCACCCGGCGCTACGGCGTCGACACCGGCGCCCGCCCCGGTCGCCTCGTCCGTACCTGA
- a CDS encoding TauD/TfdA family dioxygenase, translated as MLDGLEAEMLLDLLLRHMQKPEYAFRHRWTEGDLLIWDQQAVQHYAVNDASERRVVHRIAAPATTDTCVGVGRDAITA; from the coding sequence TTGCTCGACGGGCTCGAGGCGGAGATGCTGCTCGATCTGCTCCTGCGCCACATGCAAAAGCCCGAGTATGCGTTCCGTCACCGCTGGACGGAGGGCGACCTGCTGATCTGGGACCAGCAGGCCGTGCAGCACTACGCGGTCAACGACGCGAGCGAACGTCGGGTCGTCCACCGCATCGCCGCGCCGGCCACCACCGACACCTGTGTGGGAGTCGGACGAGACGCGATCACGGCCTGA
- a CDS encoding endo-1,4-beta-xylanase — protein MLLASACLRTPAEEAGIDFGYAIDPGPLATDPIYQTIVRNDATIVTPENHMKWSLIHPGPNTYDFTLADQIVATAAANGQSVRGHTLVWHSQLPAWVTSGIWTRETLLSVLEDHITTVVSHYRDNFPGVVTQWDVVNEAFHADGTRRDTIWQQVIGDDYIELALQFARAADPDAELYINDFYDNVIVAADSQLNGLPAGPGASPDRTDCALVPKCAATRTLATDFSNRGVPIDGIGFQAHLFGQQATDYAELASWVGPLGLEWAITELDVALLAAQGDDNAALTAQADAYAKVVDACVGDPACDTIVLWGVSDAHSWIPGTTFGLLDHGLLYDHDNVPKPALVAVYDSLTAE, from the coding sequence GTGCTTCTGGCATCGGCGTGTTTGAGAACACCGGCCGAGGAAGCGGGGATCGACTTCGGCTACGCCATCGACCCGGGGCCTCTGGCGACCGACCCGATCTACCAGACGATCGTGCGCAACGATGCCACGATCGTCACCCCCGAGAATCACATGAAGTGGAGCCTGATCCATCCGGGTCCGAACACCTACGACTTCACCCTGGCCGACCAGATCGTCGCCACCGCCGCAGCGAACGGACAGTCGGTACGGGGCCACACGTTGGTGTGGCATTCGCAGCTGCCTGCGTGGGTCACCAGCGGCATCTGGACCCGCGAGACGTTGCTCTCCGTGCTCGAGGACCACATCACCACCGTCGTCTCGCACTATCGAGACAACTTCCCCGGTGTCGTCACCCAATGGGATGTCGTGAACGAGGCGTTCCACGCCGACGGCACCCGACGAGACACCATCTGGCAGCAGGTGATCGGCGACGACTACATCGAGCTGGCCCTGCAGTTCGCGCGAGCCGCCGACCCCGACGCCGAGCTCTACATCAACGACTTCTACGACAATGTGATCGTCGCCGCCGACAGCCAGTTGAACGGTCTGCCCGCGGGTCCGGGGGCCTCTCCCGACCGCACCGACTGCGCCCTGGTGCCGAAATGTGCGGCGACGCGGACGCTGGCGACCGACTTCTCGAACCGGGGTGTTCCGATCGACGGCATCGGCTTCCAGGCACATCTGTTCGGCCAGCAGGCCACCGACTATGCGGAGCTGGCGTCGTGGGTCGGCCCGTTGGGACTCGAGTGGGCGATCACCGAGCTCGATGTCGCGCTCCTGGCCGCCCAGGGCGACGACAACGCGGCTCTGACCGCGCAAGCCGACGCCTACGCCAAGGTGGTCGACGCATGCGTCGGTGATCCGGCGTGCGACACGATCGTGCTGTGGGGGGTGAGCGACGCCCACAGTTGGATCCCCGGGACGACGTTCGGCCTCCTCGATCACGGCCTGCTGTACGACCACGACAATGTGCCCAAACCGGCGTTGGTGGCCGTCTACGACAGCCTCACGGCCGAGTAG
- a CDS encoding Ppx/GppA phosphatase family protein — MTDTSPDAERPLAAIDVGTNSVHLVIARATPLGPLDVIARDREKVRLGSGERDMKSLDPDAVERAIAAVDRFAQIAAGYDAELVAVATSAVRESADPRAFLREVRRRTGVRLEVIAGVEEARLIHLGALSAVAVGSGNHLVIDIGGGSTEIVVGCETEPLLVRSMKLGHIRLTDGFMPGGVVAEGSVRQLKSYLKSFLSTVANEVGALGHEVAIGCSGTIETVATMAARMEGRTVRTIDNLVLTREGLSSVVNALVERPTPEDRADLAGLDEARADVIVAGAILLQQLFRAFGIDEMVVSPNALREGVVLDRLDRRAGAKGALHHLPDLRRRSVLAVADRFDEDVAHAKHATDLALGLFDETAPIHGLGEPEREILEAAGVLHNVGRFIAHAAHHKHSYYLIRNSEQLLGFTEQELELIALVARYHRKSEPRPRHLEFSALPEQDQHTVRVLAGLLRVGIGLDRSYRRVVERTGVTISDTRLDIELHVADGESAELEVFAAEERSGLLSTSLEREVRFRTAHP; from the coding sequence GTGACAGACACGAGTCCCGATGCCGAACGACCGCTCGCGGCGATCGACGTCGGCACGAACTCCGTCCACCTCGTCATCGCCCGGGCGACGCCGCTCGGACCGCTCGACGTGATCGCCCGCGATCGCGAGAAGGTCCGCCTCGGGTCGGGCGAGCGCGACATGAAGTCGCTCGATCCGGATGCGGTGGAACGTGCCATCGCCGCCGTCGATCGGTTCGCCCAGATCGCGGCGGGCTACGACGCCGAACTGGTCGCGGTAGCGACGAGCGCGGTCCGCGAGTCGGCCGATCCGCGTGCGTTTCTGCGCGAGGTGCGCCGCCGGACCGGTGTGCGCCTCGAGGTGATCGCCGGTGTGGAGGAGGCGCGACTCATCCATCTGGGCGCGCTCAGTGCAGTCGCAGTCGGATCGGGCAACCATCTGGTCATCGACATCGGGGGTGGGTCGACGGAGATCGTGGTCGGCTGCGAGACCGAACCCCTGCTGGTCCGCTCGATGAAGCTCGGTCACATTCGGCTGACCGACGGCTTCATGCCCGGAGGTGTCGTCGCCGAGGGGTCGGTCAGGCAGCTGAAGTCGTACCTGAAGTCGTTCCTCTCGACGGTCGCGAACGAGGTCGGGGCACTGGGCCACGAGGTGGCGATCGGCTGCTCGGGGACCATCGAGACCGTCGCCACGATGGCAGCCCGAATGGAGGGCCGGACAGTGCGGACGATCGACAATCTGGTGCTCACCCGTGAGGGACTCAGTTCGGTGGTGAACGCCCTCGTCGAACGACCGACGCCGGAGGATCGCGCCGATCTCGCCGGGCTCGACGAGGCACGCGCCGATGTGATCGTCGCCGGCGCGATCCTGCTGCAGCAGCTGTTCCGAGCCTTCGGCATCGACGAGATGGTGGTGTCACCCAACGCGCTACGCGAGGGGGTCGTTCTCGATCGGCTGGACCGACGGGCCGGGGCGAAGGGCGCGCTGCATCACCTTCCCGACCTCCGGCGCCGCAGCGTGCTCGCCGTTGCGGACCGCTTCGACGAAGACGTCGCCCATGCGAAGCACGCGACCGACCTTGCACTCGGGCTGTTCGACGAGACCGCCCCGATCCACGGTTTGGGTGAGCCCGAGCGGGAGATCCTCGAGGCGGCCGGCGTCCTCCACAACGTCGGGCGTTTCATCGCACACGCCGCCCACCACAAGCACTCCTACTACCTGATCCGCAACTCCGAGCAATTGTTGGGGTTCACCGAGCAGGAGCTCGAGCTGATCGCGCTCGTCGCCCGCTATCACCGCAAGAGCGAACCGCGGCCCCGTCATCTCGAGTTCTCCGCCCTCCCAGAGCAGGACCAGCACACGGTGCGGGTCCTGGCCGGGCTGCTGCGCGTGGGCATCGGGCTCGATCGCAGCTATCGACGGGTCGTGGAACGCACCGGAGTGACCATCTCCGACACGCGGCTCGACATCGAGCTGCACGTCGCCGACGGCGAGAGCGCCGAGCTGGAGGTCTTCGCGGCGGAGGAGCGCAGCGGTCTGCTGTCGACCAGTCTCGAGCGAGAGGTCCGGTTCCGCACGGCGCATCCCTGA